From Phragmites australis chromosome 5, lpPhrAust1.1, whole genome shotgun sequence, a single genomic window includes:
- the LOC133917784 gene encoding uncharacterized protein LOC133917784: MDHRQAWKEYLRELCFSSNDSSDEEDDLFMEGMRAWQADLEELERRPWGGSVRGQKRINRYRLEGHMRLFNDYFADPPVCPDYIFRRSFRMKRDLFLKIVVALEEEDPWFQQRRNAPGELGLSALQKVTAAFCMLAYDALADSLDECLCLGESTIIESMRRFVRAVVEAFGDEYLRCPNEEDTARLLAINARRGFPGILGSHAFFGMPGSLNDINVLYRSHLFVDLAAGEAPKVNYTINGHHYTMGYYLADGIYPEWATFVKHIPAPVGRKHQYFVVQQAAARKDVERTFGVLQSRFPIVRGATRLWDEETLSSIMTACIIMHNMIIEDEREDEDVVYVYEGAGEDVQPSHDVTPPLMVLSQRYNAIRSKQCHLHLKDDLVEHLWQLHGGE, encoded by the exons ATGGATCATCGTCAAGCCTGGAAGGAATACCTGAGGGAGCTGTGTTTCTCGTCCAACGACTCgtccgatgaggaagatgattTGTTCATGGAGGGTATGAGAGCCTGGCAAGCCGATCTGGAGGAATTGGAGAGGCGACCATGGGGCGGTTCAGTGCGAGGTCAGAAGCGCATCAACCGTTACCGGCTGGAGGGCCATATGAGGTTGTTTAACGACTACTTTGCCGATCCCCCCGTGTGCCCCGACTACATATTCCGGCGCTC GTTCCGGATGAAACGCGACCTCTTCTTGAAGATTGTTGTGGCGTTAGAAGAGGAGGACCCATGGTTTCAACAGAGGAGAAACGCACCTGGCGAGCTTGGGCTATCTGCATTGCAAAAAGTGACTGCAGCATTTTGTATGCTAGCATACGATGCGTTGGCCGATTCTCTAGATGAGTGCCTCTGTCTAGGGGAGAGCACCATCATTGAGAGCATGCGACGTTTCGTCCGCGCTGTCGTTGAGGCATTTGGCGATGAGTACCTCCGATGTCCTAATGAGGAGGACACGGCGCGTTTGCTTGCCATCAACGCGCGCAGAGGGTTCCCCGGGATATTAGGAAGC CATGCCTTTTTCGGCATGCCTGGTTCGCTGAACGACATCAATGTCCTATACCGGTCGCATCTCTTTGTCGACCTTGCGGCCGGTGAGGCCCCAAAGGTTAATTACACCATAAATGGTCACCATTACACCATGGGGTACTACCTTGCCGACGGAATTTATCCGGAATGGGCCACGTTTGTGAAGCACATTCCGGCGCCTGTTGGCAGGAAGCATCAATACTTCGTCGTGCAACAAGCGGCGGCTCGTAAGGATGTGGAGCGCACCTTCGGAGTCCTCCAGTCCCGGTTTCCCATTGTCAGGGGGGCCACGAGGTTATGGGATGAGGAAACTCTTTCCTCCATCATGACCGCTTGCAtcatcatgcacaacatgataatcgaaGACGAGCgtgaagatgaagatgtggTGTACGTGTACGAGGGAGCAGGTGAGGACGTCCAGCCTTCTCACGACGTCACCCCACCATTGATGGTGTTGAGCCAACGTTACAACGCTATTCGAAGCAAGCAGTGCCATCTGCATCTCAAGGATGATCTAGTCGAACATTTGTGGCAGTTACACGGAGGTGAATGA
- the LOC133917785 gene encoding glutathione S-transferase T3-like, translating into MEYADFLRGDDDAIPWDNVVRMTQEGLSGTLPPAPVVQSQDAPTEFATAGGRGQSYSMKEDLLLVSSWLNVSIDPVVGSNQSLGAFWQRIESYFHDNKDFPSTRNKKSLQGRRTFINGMVQKFCGHYTRAMCARRSGTTEGETIVEACKMFQAVEHKEFTLLPCWRELRHHPKWQSEASRKKQKTSGGGEAGSPSSTQNVQSSPVVGAPEAAACDAMARARHPAGRTRSKEVARGSTSSNSASAPMKDIFDRQFCLKEKIEKDRTKRFAEMMNVEC; encoded by the exons ATGGAGTATGCAGACTTCCTTCGTGGGGACGACGATGCTATTCCATGGGACAATGTAGTGCGAATGACCCAAGAAGGCTTAAGCGGCACACTGCCTCCGGCGCCCGTGGTCCAGAGTCAAGATGCACCAACCGAGTTCGCTACTGCAGGTGGTCGTGGGCAAAGCTACTCCATGAAGGAAGATCTACTGCTTGTATCATCATGGCTAAACGTGAGCATAGACCCCGTGGTGGGCTCGAACCAAAGTTTAGGCGCTTTTTGGCAGCGGATCGAGTCGTACTTCCACGATAACAAAGACTTCCCGTCAACACGCAATAAGAAGTCGTTGCAGGGGAGGCGGACATTCATCAACGGCATGGTCCAGAAGTTCTGCGGTCACTACACTCGGGCCATGTGTGCTAGACGAAGCGGTACCACGGAGGGGGAGACG ATTGTGGAGGCATGCAAAATGTTCCAGGCCGTGGAGCACAAGGAGTTCACGTTGCTTCCATGTTGGCGTGAATTGAGGCACCATCCGAAGTGGCAATCTGAGGCATCACGGAAGAAGCAGAAGACGTCCGGAGGAGGTGAAGCTGGGAGCCCTTCGTCCACTCAGAACGTGCAATCCTCACCGGTTGTAGGTGCTCCAGAGGCAGCAGCATGCGATGCCATGGCCAGAGCTAGACATCCAGCTGGAAGGACCCGGTCCAAAGAAGTTGCACGAGGTTCAACCTCTTCGAACTCTGCTTCGGCCCCAATGAAGGACATTTTTGACAGGCAATTctgtttgaaagaaaaaatcgAGAAGGATAGGACGAAGAGGTTCGCAGAGATGATGAATGTAGAATGTTAG
- the LOC133918623 gene encoding uncharacterized protein LOC133918623: protein MSSHQERPPVEAPAEEPLLLQQQQQRQGLPDADDQPRPAAGRRLRSFPCFTALGFGLLTFNSGMAVYRSQGDRRTVAFVAFSYLDLIALFSCLRLYESAEPGSLLRDRLKVAVWLLTTALTLLFSYKVAEVMPAAVAVVVWLMAFGTVAGGFYAFFCNGDKQ, encoded by the coding sequence ATGAGCTCGCACCAAGAACGGCCACCCGTGGAGGCCCCCGCTGAAGAGcccctgctgctgcagcagcagcagcagcggcagggGCTGCCCGATGCTGATGACCAGCCGCGCCCCGCGGCCGGGCGACGTCTTCGGAGCTTCCCATGCTTCACCGCCTTGGGCTTCGGGCTCCTCACCTTCAACTCCGGCATGGCCGTCTACCGCTCCCAGGGCGACCGAAGGACCGTCGCTTTCGTCGCCTTCTCCTACCTGGACCTCATAGCCCTTTTCTCCTGCCTCAGGTTGTACGAGAGCGCCGAGCCCGGATCGCTACTCAGGGACCGCCTGAAGGTGGCTGTCTGGCTACTCACGACGGCGCTCACTCTATTGTTTTCGTACAAGGTCGCAGAGGTCATGCCCGCGGCCGTCGCAGTGGTTGTGTGGCTCATGGCGTTCGGCACAGTTGCTGGAGGGTTTTACGCGTTCTTTTGCAACGGCGACAAGCAATaa